One part of the Acinetobacter sp. XS-4 genome encodes these proteins:
- a CDS encoding universal stress protein encodes MNRVIACIDSSPCINAIADAAAWVAKATGRELVLLQILDYYPASYHLGEISGVIGFESNAMLLKELAELEQKQSELALDYSNNLLRHISDLIQEKHGITCSKIQEKGDFLEQSFNLLHENDIVILGRVGERAAEKHKPIGSNVENFIRGANCTILTIGENFKIPTRFIFAYEYSPTCQKMMRRIAQSDLLRTLQCHLVYVGDHPEILNEPEHYLKQAGIDVVTVYRYGDVAQNILEYQQEHGIQIIVLGAFSHSKIHQFFLGSIATTIFRNATVPLLVAK; translated from the coding sequence ATGAACCGTGTTATTGCGTGTATTGACTCATCACCGTGTATTAATGCTATTGCCGATGCAGCAGCATGGGTTGCTAAAGCAACCGGACGAGAACTTGTATTATTACAAATTCTAGACTATTACCCTGCAAGTTATCATTTAGGTGAAATTAGTGGAGTAATCGGCTTTGAAAGCAATGCAATGCTGCTAAAAGAGTTAGCTGAGCTGGAACAAAAACAAAGTGAACTCGCTTTAGACTATAGCAATAATTTACTCCGTCACATTTCTGATCTTATTCAAGAAAAACACGGTATTACGTGTTCAAAAATTCAAGAAAAGGGTGACTTTTTAGAGCAAAGTTTTAATCTCTTGCATGAAAATGACATTGTAATTTTAGGTCGAGTCGGAGAAAGAGCCGCCGAAAAACATAAACCAATTGGCAGTAATGTTGAAAACTTTATTCGTGGAGCTAACTGTACTATCTTGACCATTGGTGAAAACTTTAAAATACCAACACGATTCATCTTTGCTTATGAATATTCACCAACTTGCCAAAAAATGATGCGTCGTATTGCACAAAGTGATTTATTACGCACACTCCAATGTCATTTGGTCTATGTAGGGGATCATCCAGAAATTTTAAATGAACCTGAGCATTACCTGAAACAAGCGGGCATTGATGTTGTGACCGTTTATCGCTATGGTGATGTTGCACAAAATATTTTAGAGTACCAACAAGAACACGGTATTCAAATTATTGTGTTAGGGGCATTTAGTCATAGCAAGATTCATCAATTCTTCTTAGGAAGTATTGCAACAACTATATTCCGAAACGCGACTGTACCGTTACTTGTGGCTAAATGA